The following proteins come from a genomic window of Castor canadensis chromosome 17, mCasCan1.hap1v2, whole genome shotgun sequence:
- the Il9r gene encoding interleukin-9 receptor: MGTFTCLTNGILRIDCQWSALEVDQGSGSWLLFTSNQAPGSQHRCIFQASMCTVVLPPEEVILPTDNFTITLHHCISGEEQISLVDPQYLPWRHVKLDPPSDLQSNISSGYCVLTWSLSPALEPMSSLLSYELAFKRQEEAWERALHKDRIVGVTWIILEAMELYPGSYYEARLRVQMAMLKDDVVEEERPEGQWSEWSQPVCFLSPQRPGLLIPPWGWPYHTLFAMSIFLLLAGLTYLLFKLSPRLKRAFYQNVPSPAAFFHPLYNVHDGNFQTWTGIHTACPQPIHNCVNTPQGAWEAITLLTYSPAYPRGLEEVGATGPGLPVSKSSEDAFPAECVELGEQLSAYLPQEDWTLMFPNRPAPPDSEGDSSDYCTLGCYGEYHPSAFPRSIQISGPIFAVTCGLSCVKQSLDTQQGATCEGAGHNQ; this comes from the exons ATGGGAACTTTCACTTGCCTCACCAATGGCATCCTCAGAATTGACTGTCAATGGTCTGCCCTGGAGGTGGACCAGGGCTCTGGCTCCTGGCTCCTCTTTACCAG CAACCAGGCACCTGGCAGCCAGCACAGGTGCATCTTCCAGGCCAGCATGTGCACCGTGGTGCTGCCCCCCGAGGAGGTGATCCTGCCAACTGACAACTTCACTATCACTTTGCACCACTGCATCTCTGGGGAGGAGCAGATCAGCCTGGTGGACCCTCAGTATCTGCCGTGGAGACATG TTAAGCTGGACCCTCCATCTGACTTGCAGAGCAACATCAGCTCTGGCTACTGTGTACTGACCTGGAGCTTGAGTCCTGCCCTGGAGCCGATGAGCTCACTTCTCAGCTATGAGCTGGCCTTCAAAAGGCAGGAAGAGGCCTGGGAG CGAGCCCTGCACAAGGACCGCATTGTTGGAGTGACCTGGATCATCCTTGAAGCCATGGAGCTGTACCCAGGCTCCTACTACGAGGCCAGGCTCCGTGTCCAGATGGCAATGCTGAAGGATGATGTGGTAGAGGAAGAGCGTCCTGAGGGCCAGTGGAGCGAGTGGAGTCAGCCTGTGTGCTTCCTTTCTCCCCAGCGACCAG GCCTCCTGATCCCACCCTGGGGGTGGCCATACCACACCCTTTTTGCTATGTCCATCTTTCTCTTGTTGGCTGGGCTGACCTACCTCCTGTTCAAACTGTCACCCAG GTTGAAGAGAGCCTTCTACCAGAACGTGCCCTCTCCAGCGGCGTTCTTCCACCCCCTCTACAATGTGCACGATGGGAACTTCCAG ACCTGGACAGGGATCCACACAGCGTGTCCACAGCCAATCCACAACTGTGTCAACACACCACAAGGAGCCTGGGAGGCCATCACACTACTCACCTATAGCCCGGCATACCCTCGGGGACTGGAGGAGGTGGGAGCCACTGGCCCTGGCCTCCCAGTGTCTAAAAGCTCAGAGGATGCGTTTCCAGCAGAGTGTGTGGAGTTGGGGGAACAGCTGTCTGCCTACCTGCCACAGGAGGACTGGACCCTCATGTTTCCTAACAGGCCTGCTCCCCCAGACTCAGAAGGCGACAGCAGCGACTACTGTACCTTGGGCTGCTATGGGGAGTACCATCCCTCTGCCTTCCCCAGAAGCATTCAGATCTCTGGGCCCATCTTTGCTGTAACTTGTGGCCTTTCTTGTGTCAAGCAGAGCCTGGATACCCAGCAAGGAGCTACCTGTGAGGGAGCTGGCCACAATCAGAG